The genomic segment CAGAAGCCGGCCAGACCGGGCAGGCCGAGCGAGGCGATCGCGGCGAAGCCGAACAGGCCGGCCAGCCGGGGCGCCGACTCGCGCAGGCCACCCAGCTCGGCCAGCTCGCCGGTGTGGGCCCGGTCCTTGATCGCGCCGGCCAGGAAGAACAGCAGACCGGTGATCAGGCCGTGGGCGACGTTGCCGAGCAGTGCCGCCTGCAGTCCCGTGGCGGTCAGCGTGGCGATGCCGAGCAGCACGAAACCCATGTGGCCCACGCTCGAATAGGCGATCAGGCGCTTCAGCTCGGTCTGGCGCAGACAGATCAGCGCCCCGGCCAGCACGGCCGCCACGGCCAGGACACCCAGCACCGGGGCGGCCCACCCGGCGCCCAGCGGGGTGACCCCGACCCCGATCCGGATCAGGCCGTACGTGCCCATTTTGAGCAGCACCCCGGCCAGCATCACCGAGCCCACCGTCGGGGCCTGCGTGTGCGCGTCGGGCAGCCAGGTGTGCAGCGGCCAGAGCGGGGCCTTGACCGCGAACGCGATCGCGAACAGGGCGAACGCGCCGTACTGGACCGATCGGCTCAGGCCGGTGCCCCCGGTGAGCTGGACGATGTCGCCCGTGCCCGCGGTGACGGCGACCAGCACCACGCCGAGCAGCAGCAACACCGAGCCGAAAAGCGTGTACAGCACGAACTTGCGGGCGGCCCGCCGCCGGTCGTCGCCGCCCCAGCCCGCGATCACCGCGTACATGGGTAGCAGGACGACCTCGAAGAAGAGGAAGAACAGCAGCAGGTCGAGGGCCAGGAAGGTGCCCAGGATCCCGGTCTCCAGGACCAGCAGGAGAGCCACGAGCGTACGGCCTGTGCCACCGGCCGGGACCTTGCGCATCGTGTACCCGCAGCAGAGCAGGGTGAGCAGGCCGGTCAGGGCGATCAGGGGGTAGGACACGCCGTCCACGCCGAGGTGGAAGTCGAGACGCAGGGCGGGCACCCAGGGGTGATCGAGCTCGGCCCAGGGGCGTACGGCCGGGGGGTTGGCGGAGTAGGACGTCCAGGCGTCGTCGCGCGCGAACGGCAGGACCACGATGGGGATCAGCGTGGCGGCGGCGAAGATCGTGCCGGTGACGCGGGCGGCTTGATCTTTCCGGGCGGGGAACAGCGCGAGCACGGCCGCACCCAGGGCTGGGAGGAGGAGCACTGCAACGAGGGCCACGCTCATGCGGCCGCTCCGAACAGGACCGCGGCGGCGCCGAGGAGCAGGGCACCGGCCAGGACGGCCGCGGCCGCCGCGGGCAGCGGGATGCGATGGGCATAGGCCAGGGCCGCGCCGACGGTCGAGGTGGTGGTGCCGGTGCCCTCGACCGTCGCGTCCACGACCTTGGTGTCGGCCGTGGTGACCGCCTCGGCCAGCGCGCGGGCCGGGCGTACGAGGAAACGGTCTTGGATCTCGTCGAGCCGGAAACCGGACGCCAGCAGGGGACGCGCGCGGCCCAGAGCCAGCGCGGGGTCGACGCCGGGCACCGCGCGCCAGAGCCACCACGCGGCCGTCGCTCCGGCCGCCAGCAGGACCAGGGGCAGCAGGATGGCCACGCCGAGGTGCGGATCCTCCAGCTCGAGGGCGCTGCGGAAACCGGGCGCGTACGCGGCCAGGCCGAGCAGCGCCGACGGGATCGCCAGCACCAGGATCGGCCAGCGCATCAGCCCGGGCGGGTCGTGCGGCGCGGCGGGCTGGGCGTAGCGGGCGTCGTCAAAACCGACCTCCCAGTCGGGCCCGTCGGGGCCGTGCGCCCGCGAGACCCCGAAGAAGGCCCGGAGCAGCAGGCGGGTGGCGTACCAGGCGGTGATCGCGACCGCGAAGAGCGCGGCCACCCACACCACCCAGCCCACCCAGACCGGGGTCGCCCCGCCGCCCTCGGTGGCGTGCGCGGCCGCGGTCAGCACGTTCTCCTTCGACCAGAAGCCGGCCAGCGGCGGCAGCCCGGCCAGCGCGCCCAACCCGACGACGAACGACCAGAACGTGACCGGCATGTGCTCGCGGAGCCCACCCATGCGGGACAGATAGTTGGTGCCGACGGCGTGGATCACCGCGCCCGCCGCGAGGAACAGCAGGGCCTTGAACGCGGCGTGGGTGAGCAGGTGGAACAGCGCGGCGGCGGGCGAACCGACGGCCAGCGCGCCGGTCATGTAGCCGATCTGACTGACCGTGGACCAGGCCAGCACGCGCTTCAGGTCGTCCTGAGCCGTCGCGCTGAGCGCCCCGAGCAGGATCGTGATCGCGGCCATCACCCCGAGGACGGCGAGCGCGGCCGGCGACCGGTCGTACAGCGGATAGAGCCGGAACACGACGTAGACCCCGGCCGCGACCATCGTGGCCGCGTGGATCAGGGCCGAGATCGGGGTGGGGCCGGCCATCGCGTCGGGCAGCCACGTGTGCAGCGGGAACTGGGCGCTCTTGCCGGCCACCCCGGCCAGGATCAGGATCAGCGCGGCGACGTGCGGCGGCTCGGCCAGCACGACGGCGATCTGGCTGGAGCGGGCGTCGACGATCAGGAACGCCACACCGAGCAGAAAACCCACGTCGCCGACCCGGGTGACCAGGAAGGCCTTGACCGCGGCGGCCGGGGCCTCGGGCAGCCGCCGGTCGTGGCCGATCAGCAGGTACGAGCAGGCGCCCATCACCTCCCAGCCGATCAGCAGCGTGATCAGGTCACCGCTCGTGACCACCAGGAGCATCGCGCCGGTGAAGAGGCTGATCTGCGCCGCGTACGGGGCGTAGCGGGGGTCGTCGTGCAGGTAGGCCACCGAGTAGACCTGGACGGCCAGGGCGACGGCGCAGACGGCGAGGGCGATGTAGAGGGCGGCGTGGCCCGCGCTGACACCGAGCGTGAGCTGGATGTCGCCCAGGCTCACCCAGTGTGCCGACCACTCGACGGGCTTGTCCTGCACCAGCAGGACGCCGAGCGTCACCAGGAGCGCGACGGCGGCGCCGGTGATCCCGAGGACCGCCGCGGGCCGGCGACGGTTCTCCATCGGCAGCAACAAGCCGGCGAGGCCCAGGAGAAGGGGCACGCCAGGGATCAGCGCGGCCGCGGTCATCGAGGCACCTGCTCGTGGTCGTGCTCGTGCAGCGCCACCTCGTCCAGGACCACCGCGCGGCGCAGGCGGTAATACTGCAGGACGATGGCCAGGCCCACCCCGACCTCGGCCGCGGCCAGCACGATGACGA from the Paractinoplanes abujensis genome contains:
- a CDS encoding complex I subunit 4 family protein; the protein is MSVALVAVLLLPALGAAVLALFPARKDQAARVTGTIFAAATLIPIVVLPFARDDAWTSYSANPPAVRPWAELDHPWVPALRLDFHLGVDGVSYPLIALTGLLTLLCCGYTMRKVPAGGTGRTLVALLLVLETGILGTFLALDLLLFFLFFEVVLLPMYAVIAGWGGDDRRRAARKFVLYTLFGSVLLLLGVVLVAVTAGTGDIVQLTGGTGLSRSVQYGAFALFAIAFAVKAPLWPLHTWLPDAHTQAPTVGSVMLAGVLLKMGTYGLIRIGVGVTPLGAGWAAPVLGVLAVAAVLAGALICLRQTELKRLIAYSSVGHMGFVLLGIATLTATGLQAALLGNVAHGLITGLLFFLAGAIKDRAHTGELAELGGLRESAPRLAGLFGFAAIASLGLPGLAGFWGEAFAVVAAVERGGGLWVTLAVLAAIGGALTAAYFLRLLRKLTHGPARGSVSPEITGTEWLAWSPLAALTLAVGVAPVLVLAATSAPVRALTEALR
- a CDS encoding NADH-quinone oxidoreductase subunit 5 family protein produces the protein MTAAALIPGVPLLLGLAGLLLPMENRRRPAAVLGITGAAVALLVTLGVLLVQDKPVEWSAHWVSLGDIQLTLGVSAGHAALYIALAVCAVALAVQVYSVAYLHDDPRYAPYAAQISLFTGAMLLVVTSGDLITLLIGWEVMGACSYLLIGHDRRLPEAPAAAVKAFLVTRVGDVGFLLGVAFLIVDARSSQIAVVLAEPPHVAALILILAGVAGKSAQFPLHTWLPDAMAGPTPISALIHAATMVAAGVYVVFRLYPLYDRSPAALAVLGVMAAITILLGALSATAQDDLKRVLAWSTVSQIGYMTGALAVGSPAAALFHLLTHAAFKALLFLAAGAVIHAVGTNYLSRMGGLREHMPVTFWSFVVGLGALAGLPPLAGFWSKENVLTAAAHATEGGGATPVWVGWVVWVAALFAVAITAWYATRLLLRAFFGVSRAHGPDGPDWEVGFDDARYAQPAAPHDPPGLMRWPILVLAIPSALLGLAAYAPGFRSALELEDPHLGVAILLPLVLLAAGATAAWWLWRAVPGVDPALALGRARPLLASGFRLDEIQDRFLVRPARALAEAVTTADTKVVDATVEGTGTTTSTVGAALAYAHRIPLPAAAAAVLAGALLLGAAAVLFGAAA